One Terriglobales bacterium genomic window carries:
- a CDS encoding diacylglycerol kinase family protein, which produces MVKKSALRAVAIFAPQVSPRRLLPFEQACGPIEVVEEVAPGLAADAALIFGGDGTLHRHLAGLAATQVPLLAVPAGSANDFAWNLGLRSLDDALTAWRKFAAGGGNLRAVDLGVIESPAGAAGPHEATYFCCVAGCGLDAEANRRANALPRWLRAHGGYQLAALLTILLHRSQTITVIAQDAAPGGERRLSRPARLVAFGNSPTYGGGMRIAPGADLEDGLLDLCFVSHLGRLRLLRFFPTVLSGRHVGMKEVEYFQTSRLQVETQPPLDVYADGEYVGQTPIAVRIQPRALRVVAP; this is translated from the coding sequence GTGGTAAAAAAGAGCGCCTTGCGCGCCGTGGCCATCTTCGCTCCCCAGGTCTCGCCGCGGCGGCTGCTTCCCTTCGAGCAGGCCTGCGGGCCGATCGAGGTGGTGGAGGAGGTCGCTCCCGGGCTCGCCGCGGACGCCGCCCTCATCTTCGGCGGCGACGGCACCCTGCACCGCCATCTTGCGGGGCTGGCGGCGACCCAGGTTCCGCTGCTCGCCGTCCCCGCCGGCAGCGCCAACGACTTCGCCTGGAACCTGGGCCTGCGCAGCCTCGACGACGCCCTCACCGCCTGGCGCAAGTTTGCCGCTGGCGGCGGCAACCTGCGCGCCGTCGACTTGGGCGTGATCGAAAGCCCAGCCGGGGCGGCTGGGCCACACGAAGCGACCTACTTCTGCTGCGTGGCCGGCTGCGGGCTGGACGCTGAAGCCAATCGCCGCGCCAACGCCCTACCCCGCTGGCTGCGCGCTCACGGCGGCTACCAGCTCGCCGCCTTGCTCACCATCCTGCTGCACCGATCGCAGACCATCACCGTCATCGCCCAGGATGCCGCGCCCGGCGGCGAGCGCCGCCTCTCCCGCCCCGCGCGTCTGGTCGCCTTCGGCAACTCGCCCACCTACGGCGGCGGCATGCGCATCGCTCCCGGCGCCGACCTGGAAGATGGCCTTCTCGACCTCTGCTTCGTCTCTCACCTGGGACGGCTGCGCCTGCTGCGCTTCTTTCCCACCGTCCTGTCGGGCCGGCACGTCGGGATGAAGGAGGTCGAGTACTTCCAGACCTCCCGCCTGCAGGTGGAAACCCAGCCCCCGCTCGACGTCTACGCCGACGGCGAGTACGTCGGCCAGACCCCCATCGCGGTGCGGATCCAGCCGCGGGCGCTGCGGGTGGTGGCGCCGTGA
- the sppA gene encoding signal peptide peptidase SppA, with protein sequence MAGENRSRIWLWVVVGGGGFFLFLMAVFTLVYLAAKSDQQADGFRGFGDKIAVVDLEGVIVDPKQVVPALKRYADDDSVKAIILHVNTPGGGVAASQEIYREVKRIRDEKKKRIVAQIESVGASGGYYVASATDKIYADPGSVVGSIGVIAEWYNYGDLIKWAKLKDVTLKAGEFKDTGSPTRDLTPAERAYLQGMIDNMHQQFIQAVADGRHLKVEDVKAIADGKVWTGQQALPLKLVDQLGDFQDAVNDTAKAVGIKGEPVLVRPEKPRRTLLDVLFGDLSEYLPDRAKLMQSNVGFYYLWK encoded by the coding sequence ATGGCAGGCGAGAATCGTTCCCGCATCTGGCTCTGGGTCGTGGTGGGAGGAGGGGGCTTCTTCCTCTTCCTGATGGCGGTCTTCACCCTGGTGTACCTGGCGGCCAAAAGCGACCAGCAGGCCGACGGCTTCCGCGGCTTCGGCGACAAGATCGCGGTGGTGGACCTGGAGGGGGTCATCGTGGATCCCAAGCAGGTGGTGCCGGCACTGAAGCGCTACGCCGACGACGACTCGGTGAAGGCCATCATCCTGCACGTCAACACGCCGGGCGGGGGCGTGGCCGCTTCGCAGGAGATCTACCGCGAGGTCAAGCGCATCCGCGACGAGAAGAAGAAGCGCATCGTCGCCCAGATCGAGAGCGTGGGCGCCAGCGGCGGCTACTACGTGGCCTCGGCCACCGACAAGATCTACGCCGACCCGGGCTCGGTGGTGGGCTCCATCGGCGTCATCGCCGAGTGGTACAACTACGGCGACCTCATCAAGTGGGCCAAGCTCAAGGACGTCACCCTGAAGGCGGGCGAATTCAAGGACACCGGCTCACCCACCCGCGACCTCACCCCCGCCGAGCGCGCCTACCTGCAGGGCATGATCGACAACATGCACCAGCAGTTCATCCAGGCAGTGGCCGACGGCCGCCACCTCAAGGTCGAGGACGTGAAGGCCATCGCCGACGGCAAGGTGTGGACCGGCCAGCAGGCCCTCCCCTTGAAGCTGGTGGACCAGTTGGGCGACTTCCAGGACGCGGTCAACGACACCGCCAAGGCGGTGGGCATCAAGGGCGAGCCCGTGCTGGTGCGCCCGGAAAAGCCCCGCCGCACCCTGCTGGACGTGCTCTTCGGCGACCTCTCCGAGTATCTGCCGGATCGCGCCAAGCTCATGCAGAGCAACGTGGGCTTCTACTATCTGTGGAAGTGA
- a CDS encoding HU family DNA-binding protein: MTKADLIEEVSRLVELTRKDSEVIVETIFDSIVRSLRSGDKIEIRGFGSFRTRQRKPRVGRNPKTGDRVQVPAKKIPFFKPSKELKDLVNSGAKAATPGS, from the coding sequence ATGACCAAAGCCGACCTGATCGAGGAAGTCTCCCGCCTGGTGGAGTTGACCCGCAAGGACAGCGAGGTCATCGTCGAGACCATCTTCGACAGCATCGTGCGCTCGCTGCGCTCCGGCGACAAGATCGAGATCCGCGGCTTCGGCAGCTTCCGCACCCGCCAGCGCAAGCCCCGCGTCGGCCGCAACCCCAAGACCGGCGACCGCGTCCAGGTCCCGGCCAAGAAGATCCCCTTCTTCAAGCCCTCCAAGGAACTCAAGGACCTGGTCAACTCGGGCGCCAAGGCCGCGACGCCAGGCTCGTAG